The genome window GCTGCTGCAGTTGGTGGGGGATGCCTTCAGTGTGGTGCCCCAAGGGAGACAGGCAGTTCCGGCACCGCTTCCGGTCCATGACCGGGGTCTCTATCGCCATGAAAAGGAGCTGGAGCAGGTTCACCTCTGCCTTGGGACCTGTGCGCTTCCCCAGAATCATGGACGCCGCTTTGAGGCATATATTCTCAATGCCGTGCTTGGCGGGAGCATGAGTTCGCGTCTGTTCCAGGAGGTCAGGGAGAAACAGGGGCTTGCCTATTCCATCTATTCCTATCTGGCATCTCATTCGGACAGCGGTTCTCTGGCTGTGTATGCCGGTACCAGCCAGGAGAAGGTGCCCCAGGTGATCGAGATCATCCTCAAGGAAATGAGGCGATTGAAGAGCGAGCCGCTCACCTTGAGCGAACTGGCGTCTGCCAAGGACCAACTCAAGGGGAATATCCTCCTCTCCTTGGAAAGCAGTGATAACCGCATGTCCAAGCTCGCCAAGAATGAGGTTTATTTCGGCACCTATCAACCCCTGGAAGAAATCATGCGGGGGTTTGACCGGGTGACCTGTGAAAGTGTCCTGGAGATGAGCCGGCATTTGTTTGTCGACGACAGCCTCACCCTGGTGCTGCTGGGAAAGACGAACACGGGGAATCTCTCTGTTGCTGATCTGAAACTGTAAACCTCCCACACCATGTCCCACGTCACTCTACATATCAAGCGGCTCAGGGTCGAATCGACCAATCCGCTCCCTGCCTACATGACTCCGCATGCTGCAGGCATGGACCTCTATGCCGATATTGCGGCGGAATTGCTGCTTGCTCCCGGGGAGCGTGCCCTGGTGGGGACCGGTATTGCCATCGCACTGCCCGAAGGGTATGAAGCTCAGGTCAGGCCGAGAAGCGGGCTGGCGCTCAAACATGGCATCACCATGCTG of Geobacter sp. contains these proteins:
- a CDS encoding insulinase family protein, whose translation is MVNKTILDNGLRIVSEQIPHAHSVSIGIWVTSGSRHESADMNGIAHFIEHLMFKGTGRRSALDIAREIDAVGGVLNAFTGREYVCYYAKVLSTHLPKAIDLLADIFLNSVFDVDEIEKERKVILQEIDMLEDTPDDFIHDLFYQNFWKGHPLGRPIIGTEESVASLTRDYLLSHRHESYSAENIIVAAAGNLDHDQLLQLVGDAFSVVPQGRQAVPAPLPVHDRGLYRHEKELEQVHLCLGTCALPQNHGRRFEAYILNAVLGGSMSSRLFQEVREKQGLAYSIYSYLASHSDSGSLAVYAGTSQEKVPQVIEIILKEMRRLKSEPLTLSELASAKDQLKGNILLSLESSDNRMSKLAKNEVYFGTYQPLEEIMRGFDRVTCESVLEMSRHLFVDDSLTLVLLGKTNTGNLSVADLKL
- a CDS encoding dUTP diphosphatase is translated as MSHVTLHIKRLRVESTNPLPAYMTPHAAGMDLYADIAAELLLAPGERALVGTGIAIALPEGYEAQVRPRSGLALKHGITMLNSPGTIDADYRGEIGVIVVNHGSEPFTIRNGERIAQLVVAPVVRAQLIQVDELSETDRGSGGFGHTGR